From a single Patescibacteria group bacterium genomic region:
- a CDS encoding MBL fold metallo-hydrolase yields the protein MKILFLGTSAGWPLPRLGCNCLICRSQDPHDKRLRPSVLINDSILIDASPDIYHQLTNLKVDTTKISALLITHAHPDHIHGFYDLTHLYNRQIKKPKLIVPLDVLRGLRQFHPLPLKPFQPEIVRPKTVIEYEKTKISFFPVEHSRLPCYGLKLKKNQIFVYLPDLHKLPKTEKKLVRDVHLLVLDGSSLGKKGQTRIHQSIKEGIILAKELKPKLCYFTHIGHITGTHQELEAFVQEQGGKNYHIAYDGLELEI from the coding sequence ATGAAAATCTTGTTTCTTGGGACTTCCGCGGGTTGGCCTCTGCCCCGACTAGGCTGTAATTGTCTCATTTGTCGCTCCCAAGACCCTCACGACAAACGCCTCCGACCCTCAGTTCTGATTAATGATTCAATCCTAATCGACGCCTCGCCAGACATTTACCATCAATTAACTAATCTGAAAGTTGACACTACCAAAATCAGTGCTTTACTTATTACTCATGCCCACCCTGACCATATCCATGGTTTTTATGACCTGACTCATCTTTATAATCGCCAAATCAAAAAACCAAAACTGATTGTACCCCTTGATGTTCTTCGCGGCTTACGCCAATTTCACCCTTTACCGCTTAAACCCTTTCAACCAGAAATTGTCAGACCAAAAACCGTGATTGAATACGAAAAAACCAAAATTTCTTTTTTTCCGGTTGAACATAGCCGCCTGCCCTGCTATGGCCTTAAATTAAAAAAGAATCAAATTTTTGTTTATCTGCCTGATTTACACAAATTACCTAAAACTGAAAAAAAATTAGTTCGCGATGTTCACCTCCTGGTCCTTGATGGTTCTTCTTTAGGTAAAAAAGGTCAGACAAGAATCCACCAATCAATTAAAGAAGGAATCATCCTCGCTAAAGAACTCAAACCAAAACTCTGCTATTTCACCCACATTGGCCATATCACTGGGACCCATCAAGAATTAGAAGCTTTTGTTCAAGAACAAGGCGGCAAAAATTACCATATTGCCTATGATGGCCTTGAACTTGAAATCTAA
- a CDS encoding ABC transporter permease: MDLIEVTKVSLEALKANKTRSGLTMLGIVIGVTSVILLTSIGSGLKTYITKQLEGLGSNAVWVFPGELNMNAGGGGEGVPGAGVAASKFTFDHIKQLEGESRTIKAVMAYTENNGMMRYKGKSLITQIAGVGPDYQEIRDQKVVDGSFFTRSQYNSAKKVAVLGKTAAEDLFGQEDPIGKKFTISDQRYIILGILEEKGAMGSIDMDKQVIIPATTAMHQFDMEYIQSLWVQSQDSESVPQTKEEIETILLKTLDDEEFSVLDTKSVLGVVSSILGVLTAALSGIAAISLVVGGIGIMNIMLVSVTERTREIGLRKAIGATPKNILTQFIVEAIVLSFVGGFIGILLGVGGALLVGRFFTTTITPWSIGLAFFVSSLVGVIFGAAPAYKASKLNPIDALRYE, translated from the coding sequence ATGGATCTGATTGAAGTCACCAAAGTTTCTCTTGAGGCTCTAAAGGCTAACAAAACTCGTTCTGGTTTAACCATGTTGGGGATTGTGATTGGCGTCACTTCAGTTATTCTCCTTACCTCAATTGGCAGTGGTTTAAAAACTTATATTACTAAACAGCTTGAAGGATTGGGCTCAAATGCTGTCTGGGTTTTCCCAGGCGAACTAAATATGAATGCCGGTGGCGGGGGAGAGGGCGTTCCCGGAGCGGGAGTGGCCGCCTCAAAATTTACTTTTGATCATATCAAACAACTTGAGGGAGAAAGTAGAACTATCAAAGCGGTTATGGCTTATACAGAAAACAACGGAATGATGAGATACAAAGGAAAAAGCTTAATTACTCAAATAGCAGGTGTTGGTCCAGACTATCAAGAAATTAGAGACCAGAAAGTTGTTGATGGTTCTTTTTTTACCCGCTCCCAATACAATTCTGCCAAAAAAGTGGCTGTTTTGGGTAAAACTGCAGCCGAAGACCTTTTTGGCCAAGAAGATCCAATAGGCAAAAAATTTACCATTTCTGACCAACGCTATATTATTTTGGGTATTCTCGAAGAAAAAGGGGCTATGGGTAGCATTGATATGGATAAACAAGTCATTATCCCAGCGACCACAGCTATGCACCAATTCGACATGGAATATATCCAATCACTCTGGGTTCAATCTCAAGATTCTGAATCTGTTCCGCAAACAAAAGAGGAAATAGAAACCATTCTTCTAAAAACTCTTGATGATGAAGAATTTTCCGTTCTAGACACTAAAAGCGTTTTGGGTGTTGTTTCTAGTATTTTAGGCGTTCTCACGGCTGCCCTAAGTGGAATTGCTGCTATTTCCTTAGTCGTCGGGGGCATTGGTATTATGAATATCATGCTTGTCTCCGTAACCGAAAGAACCCGGGAAATTGGCTTAAGAAAAGCAATTGGCGCCACGCCCAAAAACATTCTCACCCAATTCATTGTTGAAGCGATTGTCCTTTCTTTTGTTGGTGGTTTTATAGGTATTCTTTTAGGAGTTGGTGGCGCTCTTTTGGTGGGTCGCTTTTTTACGACCACGATTACGCCCTGGTCAATTGGTTTGGCTTTCTTCGTCTCCAGTCTCGTCGGGGTTATCTTTGGCGCCGCCCCGGCTTATAAGGCCTCGAAACTTAATCCCATTGACGCCCTGCGTTACGAATAG
- a CDS encoding ABC transporter ATP-binding protein produces the protein MSALLKLVNVSKVYRPDSHPIYAVKNANLEIKEGEFVAIMGPSGSGKSTLMHLVGCLDTPSSGKVLLEGKNISKLSEEELAKIRSQKIGFVFQTFNLIPRTTALDNTALPLIYTDISLRKRKQLAEKTLKEVNLKDRGDHYPNQLSGGEQQRVAIARALINDPLIILADEPTGNLDTKSGQEIMAIFTRLNKQGKTVIIVTHESEIAKYAKKTIKIVDGEIV, from the coding sequence ATGTCTGCTTTACTCAAATTAGTCAATGTTTCTAAAGTCTACCGTCCCGACAGCCACCCAATTTACGCGGTCAAAAACGCTAATTTGGAAATCAAAGAAGGGGAATTTGTGGCGATTATGGGGCCTTCGGGTTCCGGTAAATCCACTCTCATGCATCTGGTCGGTTGCCTAGACACACCTAGTTCCGGCAAGGTTCTCCTTGAAGGAAAAAATATTTCCAAACTTTCAGAAGAGGAATTAGCTAAAATCCGCAGCCAAAAAATAGGGTTTGTTTTTCAAACTTTTAATCTCATTCCCAGAACGACAGCCCTAGACAACACTGCTTTACCCCTAATTTACACCGATATTAGTCTGAGAAAAAGAAAACAATTGGCCGAAAAAACTCTGAAAGAAGTCAATCTCAAAGATCGAGGCGACCACTATCCTAATCAATTATCAGGCGGCGAACAGCAAAGAGTGGCTATTGCCAGAGCTTTGATTAACGACCCTTTGATTATTCTGGCTGATGAACCCACTGGCAATTTAGACACTAAATCGGGTCAAGAAATCATGGCCATTTTCACCCGTCTTAATAAACAAGGTAAAACCGTTATTATCGTCACTCATGAATCAGAAATTGCCAAATATGCTAAAAAAACAATTAAAATTGTTGACGGAGAAATTGTTTGA
- a CDS encoding efflux RND transporter periplasmic adaptor subunit, translated as MKAGIKKLIELIKKHKIAISVGLAVFIIFLAVVPPRVKKIMAGPQAQYETAKVKKENLIQSVSASGEIASQEQVDLKFQTSGQLAWVGVKEGDQVKKWQAIASLDKRELEKDLRIELNDYLNERWDFEQTYEDYEKSGLSEEKWLVTDAIKRILQKAQFDLNNKVIDVEIADLTVKLATISSPIDGVVTSIDVPIAGVNITPATAVFTIANPGLMKFIADIDESDIGKTSIGQKVIITLDAYPEEEFEGEITKIAFAAITTSGGGTAFKADISLPENIDQRFKVGMNGDVEIVTAEKTDVITVPTEAIKIRDSKNYVQIIEGRSIKEIEVETGLESDTEIEIISGLEEGQLVVIGKKES; from the coding sequence ATGAAGGCAGGCATCAAAAAACTAATCGAATTAATCAAAAAACATAAAATCGCCATTTCCGTTGGTCTGGCGGTTTTTATTATTTTCCTAGCCGTGGTTCCCCCAAGGGTTAAGAAAATCATGGCTGGGCCTCAAGCCCAATACGAAACCGCTAAAGTCAAAAAAGAAAACCTGATTCAATCTGTTTCTGCTTCAGGTGAAATCGCTTCTCAAGAGCAAGTTGATCTTAAATTTCAAACTTCAGGCCAATTAGCCTGGGTAGGTGTCAAGGAAGGAGATCAAGTTAAAAAATGGCAGGCGATTGCTTCGCTTGATAAACGAGAACTGGAAAAAGATCTTAGAATCGAACTTAATGATTATCTGAATGAACGCTGGGATTTTGAACAAACCTATGAAGATTATGAAAAAAGCGGCCTTTCAGAAGAAAAATGGTTGGTAACAGACGCGATTAAAAGAATCCTTCAAAAAGCCCAATTTGACCTTAATAATAAAGTGATTGACGTCGAAATCGCTGATTTAACTGTTAAGCTAGCAACAATCAGTTCACCAATCGACGGCGTCGTTACCAGCATTGATGTCCCTATTGCCGGGGTTAATATTACTCCTGCGACAGCTGTCTTTACCATCGCCAATCCTGGTTTAATGAAATTCATCGCTGATATTGATGAATCAGATATTGGCAAAACCAGTATCGGCCAAAAAGTCATCATCACTCTTGATGCTTATCCTGAAGAAGAGTTTGAAGGAGAGATAACTAAGATTGCTTTTGCCGCGATTACCACCAGTGGCGGTGGCACCGCTTTTAAAGCTGATATTAGTCTGCCGGAAAACATTGATCAAAGATTTAAAGTGGGAATGAATGGTGATGTTGAAATTGTGACCGCTGAAAAAACAGATGTTATCACCGTACCGACAGAAGCGATTAAGATCAGAGACAGCAAAAACTATGTCCAAATCATTGAGGGGAGATCAATTAAAGAGATCGAAGTTGAAACCGGATTAGAATCAGACACTGAAATCGAAATTATTTCTGGTTTAGAAGAAGGTCAATTAGTCGTCATCGGTAAAAAAGAAAGCTAA
- a CDS encoding class I SAM-dependent methyltransferase: protein MGSSTRRVADYNDPRFNYKKYWQKRQYGHEAEKLVLKRFFKQIPKKNSLLDIGGGFGRLTPFYAPLFKKTVLIDRSQRLLKKAKKLEKEFPHFEAKKGLATNLPLKNNSFDVTLMIRTIHHLASIGKAFKEVRRVLKPGGFFILEFANKTHFKAILKAYLTLNLYSLTSHTPIEKSDEVIFLNLHPQVIRSLLFKNGFKIIKAVSVSNFRNTFLRKILPLRILIFLENIAQTILPAYTSGPSVFILAQKN from the coding sequence ATGGGGAGTTCGACTAGACGGGTCGCTGACTACAATGACCCCCGATTTAACTACAAAAAATATTGGCAGAAGAGACAATACGGGCACGAGGCCGAGAAATTAGTCTTAAAAAGATTCTTCAAACAAATTCCCAAAAAAAATTCGCTACTTGATATTGGTGGCGGTTTTGGGAGATTAACCCCTTTTTATGCTCCTCTGTTCAAAAAAACTGTTCTCATTGATCGTTCCCAAAGATTACTTAAAAAGGCAAAAAAATTAGAAAAAGAATTTCCTCATTTTGAAGCCAAAAAAGGGCTGGCTACTAACCTCCCTCTAAAGAATAACAGCTTTGATGTCACCCTGATGATTAGAACTATCCATCATCTTGCCTCTATAGGTAAAGCTTTTAAAGAAGTCAGGCGTGTTCTCAAGCCTGGTGGTTTTTTTATTCTTGAATTTGCCAACAAAACCCATTTCAAGGCTATTCTTAAAGCCTATCTGACTCTCAATCTCTATTCTCTAACTAGCCACACACCAATAGAAAAAAGCGATGAAGTCATTTTTCTTAACCTCCATCCCCAGGTAATTAGAAGTCTTTTGTTCAAGAATGGCTTCAAAATCATCAAAGCCGTCTCTGTTTCCAATTTCAGAAATACTTTTTTAAGGAAAATTCTACCTCTCAGGATCTTAATTTTTTTAGAAAACATTGCCCAAACAATCCTGCCTGCCTATACTTCTGGACCCTCGGTCTTTATTCTTGCCCAGAAAAATTGA
- a CDS encoding AbiV family abortive infection protein yields the protein MTKSDIRGANYKQRKEIKKACLENSKWLLIQAREQFRIGNYNLSTFLAIISYEESLKYGLLNSHESKLLTDKEYNKITSYHIDKLLSKYAFIQLSASGKKIKQKYTVPKKSDYLNKRVTEIKEKRERALYVDFKDSKLNIPTQMNPAHATEEINRAYKSIETETSFERLRRVLKKKFQDIKNQKIVAPTPLNNEVRKK from the coding sequence ATGACAAAGTCAGACATTAGAGGTGCAAACTACAAACAAAGAAAAGAGATTAAAAAAGCTTGTTTAGAAAATTCGAAGTGGTTATTAATACAAGCTAGAGAACAGTTCAGGATTGGTAATTATAACTTGTCTACTTTTCTTGCTATCATTTCGTATGAAGAATCTCTAAAATATGGACTTCTAAACTCCCACGAATCAAAACTATTAACCGATAAGGAATATAACAAAATAACTTCTTATCACATTGACAAGCTTTTATCGAAATACGCTTTTATTCAATTATCCGCTTCCGGTAAAAAAATAAAGCAAAAATACACCGTACCTAAAAAATCAGATTATTTAAATAAAAGAGTGACTGAAATTAAAGAAAAAAGAGAAAGGGCATTATACGTAGATTTTAAAGACTCAAAGTTGAATATTCCTACCCAAATGAACCCAGCGCATGCCACGGAAGAAATAAACAGGGCATACAAGTCTATAGAGACTGAAACATCTTTTGAACGATTAAGGAGGGTGCTTAAAAAGAAATTTCAAGATATTAAGAACCAAAAAATTGTAGCACCTACACCTCTTAACAATGAAGTGAGGAAAAAATAA